The following are encoded in a window of Terriglobia bacterium genomic DNA:
- the priA gene encoding primosomal protein N', with translation MVFTYLNGDHTPLVGGRVLVPFRNERLSGVVTALHDRPPSMQAKTVLQVLDAEPVLDAILMKLGQWIAQYYLAPIGEVCRTMLPLAAEIKKAKIYRITDAGHDALHASATAGSSRRSKQDIDAQMVEHAVLDYLAMSDEALEGTLRSATGATREVLSNLVRKKWVMREDASQARDARRTVEIAVLKPVESKLPEEGKPAAKLNANQQTIIAFLQARLLQTGQGRAAVEEIRELPVPRTTLQTLVKRGLVEIEEEAAEFHVGGLKKRGPSHLDFIFNAEQKAALQSIQKSVVEKKFSVSLLHGVTGSGKTAVYLAAMQSVLEAGRAAILLVPEIGLTPAAAANLHQVFGEQVAILHSALSGDERAEQWHRIRRGEARIVVGTRSAVFAPVADLALIVVDEEHDASYKQEETPRYHGRDVAVMRGKLSNAAVVLASATPSVESYHNTESRKYQLIELQERVERRPLPEVEVVDMKFDFQQSGEDRLFSRQMIEEVTECLGRGEQAMILLNRRGYSSIVLCRACGDSLQCKNCSIALTFHKAGYRMECHYCGYRQPVPKVCPACQSEHIYFLGAGSEKVEERLHAAFPTARIGRLDRDTVRTRHDFERVLNQFHAGEINLLVGTQMIAKGHDVHGVTLVGVVGADYALGFPDFRAAERTFQLLTQVAGRAGRGETPGKVVLQTFHPDHYAILFAQRHDYHGFYEKEIRFRKWMHYPPFSALANVLVRSDKLEQTLQWTGKLAHWFESTRNEGLRVLGPSVAPIMRLKRDYRYHFIVKGEGREKLNAALRRMLAFADEQKIPRTSVIADVDALSLL, from the coding sequence ATGGTGTTCACCTATCTCAATGGTGACCATACGCCGCTAGTCGGCGGGCGCGTCCTGGTCCCGTTTCGCAATGAGCGGCTCTCCGGCGTAGTCACCGCGCTGCATGACCGGCCGCCTTCCATGCAGGCAAAGACCGTGCTGCAGGTGCTGGACGCCGAGCCGGTGCTGGACGCCATCCTCATGAAGCTGGGGCAATGGATTGCCCAGTATTACCTGGCGCCCATCGGCGAAGTCTGCAGAACGATGCTGCCGCTGGCGGCGGAGATCAAGAAAGCCAAAATCTACCGCATCACCGACGCCGGTCATGACGCGCTGCATGCTTCGGCGACGGCCGGGTCGTCGCGGCGCTCCAAGCAGGATATTGACGCGCAGATGGTGGAGCACGCTGTGCTCGATTACCTGGCCATGTCAGACGAGGCCTTGGAAGGAACGCTGCGTTCGGCCACCGGAGCGACCCGCGAGGTGCTCAGCAATCTGGTCCGCAAGAAATGGGTGATGCGGGAGGACGCTTCGCAAGCACGCGACGCGCGACGCACGGTGGAGATCGCGGTGCTCAAGCCAGTGGAAAGCAAACTGCCCGAAGAAGGCAAACCCGCAGCCAAGCTCAACGCCAACCAGCAAACGATCATCGCCTTTCTACAAGCCAGGCTTCTTCAAACAGGTCAAGGCCGCGCAGCGGTGGAAGAGATCAGAGAATTACCCGTCCCGCGAACCACGTTGCAGACTCTGGTCAAGCGCGGCCTGGTGGAGATAGAAGAAGAAGCGGCGGAGTTCCATGTTGGAGGCTTGAAGAAGCGAGGCCCTTCGCATCTTGACTTTATTTTCAATGCGGAGCAGAAGGCCGCGTTGCAATCCATTCAGAAATCAGTTGTCGAAAAGAAGTTCTCCGTCTCGCTGCTGCACGGCGTAACCGGTTCGGGCAAGACCGCCGTTTATCTGGCGGCGATGCAGTCGGTGTTGGAGGCGGGCCGTGCGGCGATATTGCTCGTCCCGGAAATCGGACTGACGCCCGCGGCGGCCGCAAACCTGCATCAGGTCTTCGGCGAGCAAGTCGCCATCCTGCACTCGGCTTTGTCTGGCGACGAGCGTGCCGAGCAGTGGCACCGCATTCGCCGGGGCGAAGCGCGCATCGTGGTGGGCACGCGGTCCGCGGTGTTTGCGCCAGTCGCCGACCTGGCGCTCATTGTGGTGGACGAAGAACACGACGCGTCGTACAAGCAGGAAGAGACGCCGCGCTACCACGGGCGCGACGTGGCGGTGATGCGCGGCAAGCTGAGCAACGCCGCGGTGGTGCTGGCGTCAGCCACGCCGTCGGTTGAGTCGTACCACAACACGGAGTCGCGCAAGTATCAACTGATTGAGCTGCAAGAGCGCGTGGAGCGGCGTCCGTTACCGGAAGTGGAAGTGGTGGACATGAAGTTTGACTTCCAGCAGAGCGGCGAAGACCGGTTGTTCTCGCGGCAGATGATCGAGGAAGTCACCGAATGCCTGGGCCGAGGCGAGCAGGCCATGATCCTGCTGAACCGGCGCGGGTATTCGTCCATTGTGCTGTGCCGCGCGTGCGGCGATTCGCTGCAATGCAAGAACTGCTCCATCGCGCTCACGTTTCACAAAGCCGGCTATCGTATGGAATGCCACTACTGCGGATATCGCCAGCCAGTGCCTAAAGTTTGTCCGGCGTGCCAAAGCGAACATATTTATTTCCTGGGCGCAGGCTCGGAAAAAGTGGAAGAGCGGCTGCACGCGGCGTTTCCCACGGCGCGCATCGGGCGGCTGGACCGCGACACGGTCCGCACGCGCCACGATTTTGAGCGCGTGCTCAACCAATTTCATGCCGGCGAAATCAATTTGCTCGTTGGCACGCAGATGATCGCCAAAGGGCACGACGTTCACGGCGTGACGCTGGTGGGCGTGGTGGGCGCCGACTACGCGCTGGGCTTCCCTGATTTTCGCGCAGCGGAGCGCACCTTCCAGTTGCTGACGCAAGTCGCGGGACGCGCGGGGCGCGGCGAGACGCCGGGCAAGGTGGTCCTGCAAACTTTTCATCCCGATCACTACGCGATTCTGTTTGCGCAGCGGCACGACTATCACGGGTTCTACGAAAAGGAAATTCGCTTCCGCAAATGGATGCATTATCCGCCGTTCAGCGCGCTGGCCAACGTGCTGGTGCGCAGTGACAAGCTGGAACAAACCTTGCAGTGGACAGGAAAGCTCGCTCACTGGTTTGAATCCACGCGCAATGAAGGCTTGCGCGTGCTGGGACCGTCCGTGGCGCCGATCATGCGATTGAAGCGCGACTACCGTTATCACTTCATCGTCAAGGGCGAAGGTCGCGAAAAACTCAACGCGGCGCTGCGCCGCATGCTGGCCTTCGCCGACGAACAAAAAATTCCCCGCACCAGCGTTATCGCGGACGTGGACGCGCTGTCATTACTTTGA
- a CDS encoding site-2 protease family protein, with the protein MPDQLSPPLEYQVYDPESREIRVYVIHPPKRRYWLHALLFLATIFTTLCIGARLQYNFDHHLPAFSSSVSDDLDYWPYSWALQDWRRLLLGAPFSACLLGILTAHEFGHFVLCVRRKVYATLPFFIPAPTLIGTLGAFIRIRSPIRNRSDLFDIGIAGPIAGFVVAVPVLFYGLMMSSPMPAGMAQNDLVFGTPLIFHLVHRALELFGNHLGGQFAVSSLYLHPVAMAAWVGMFATALNLLPGGQLDGGHIIFALNPRWHRRISLLTVTVLLPLSWFYWAGWMLWAIVLRMTGDRHPDVPLSPALDKKRLWLAAFALFMLIVTLAPAPITSSKSDEPSSLQGIVEQYHKNHPAKSK; encoded by the coding sequence ATGCCGGACCAACTATCTCCTCCGCTGGAATACCAGGTCTACGATCCTGAGAGCCGCGAGATCAGGGTGTACGTGATCCATCCGCCCAAGCGGCGGTACTGGCTGCACGCCCTGCTCTTCCTGGCGACCATATTCACCACGCTGTGCATTGGCGCGCGCTTGCAATACAACTTTGACCACCACTTGCCGGCGTTCTCCAGCAGCGTCTCCGATGATCTGGACTACTGGCCTTACTCCTGGGCGCTACAGGATTGGCGCCGGCTGCTGCTGGGCGCTCCGTTTTCCGCCTGCCTGCTGGGCATCCTGACCGCGCATGAGTTCGGGCATTTCGTTCTTTGCGTGCGCCGCAAAGTTTACGCCACGCTTCCCTTCTTCATTCCCGCGCCAACTTTGATCGGCACGCTGGGAGCGTTCATCCGCATACGTTCTCCCATTCGCAACCGCTCGGATCTTTTCGATATCGGAATTGCCGGGCCGATCGCCGGGTTTGTCGTGGCCGTGCCTGTCTTGTTCTACGGACTGATGATGTCGTCGCCGATGCCCGCCGGCATGGCCCAGAACGATCTGGTCTTCGGCACGCCGCTGATCTTTCATCTGGTCCACCGCGCGCTGGAGTTGTTCGGCAACCACTTGGGCGGCCAGTTCGCGGTGAGCAGCCTGTATCTTCATCCTGTGGCCATGGCCGCGTGGGTGGGCATGTTCGCCACCGCGCTCAACCTGCTTCCCGGAGGACAACTGGACGGCGGACACATCATCTTTGCCCTAAACCCGCGCTGGCATCGCCGCATTTCCCTGCTCACCGTCACCGTGCTGCTGCCGTTGAGCTGGTTTTACTGGGCCGGATGGATGCTCTGGGCCATTGTGCTGCGCATGACCGGAGACCGCCATCCTGACGTTCCGCTTTCTCCCGCACTGGACAAAAAGCGGCTGTGGCTGGCGGCGTTTGCCTTGTTCATGCTGATCGTCACGCTGGCGCCCGCGCCCATCACCAGCAGTAAATCCGATGAACCTTCAAGTCTGCAGGGAATCGTGGAGCAATATCATAAGAATCATCCAGCAAAATCAAAGTAA
- a CDS encoding integration host factor subunit beta: MIKLDIINEVVNKTGITKTKAELAVETVFDSMKKALGQGERIELRGFGVFNVRPRKTGIGRNPRTGAEVNIPPGKAVRFKPGKELQSID; this comes from the coding sequence GTGATTAAGCTCGATATCATCAACGAAGTGGTCAATAAAACCGGCATTACCAAGACCAAAGCCGAGCTGGCGGTGGAAACCGTGTTTGACAGCATGAAGAAGGCTTTGGGCCAGGGCGAGCGCATTGAGTTGCGCGGCTTCGGCGTGTTCAACGTGCGTCCGCGCAAGACTGGCATCGGGCGTAACCCGCGCACCGGCGCTGAGGTCAACATTCCTCCCGGCAAAGCCGTGCGCTTCAAGCCGGGCAAGGAATTACAGTCCATCGACTAA
- the dcd gene encoding dCTP deaminase encodes MAIKSDRWIRRMALEHDMINPFNDRQMREGVISYGLSSYGYDLRVADEFKIFTNVNSSIVDPKNFDRNSFIDVKGASVLVPPNSFALARSVEYFKIPRDVLTICVGKSTYARCGIIVNVTPFEPEWEGFVTLEISNTTPLPAKIYANEGLCQILFFQSDEPCEVSYKDKAGKYQKQAGIVLPKL; translated from the coding sequence ATGGCGATAAAAAGTGACCGCTGGATCCGCAGAATGGCCCTGGAACACGACATGATTAACCCCTTCAATGACCGCCAGATGCGCGAAGGCGTGATCTCTTACGGGCTCTCCTCTTACGGATATGACCTGCGGGTGGCCGATGAATTCAAGATTTTTACCAACGTGAACTCCTCCATCGTTGACCCCAAGAACTTTGACCGCAATTCGTTTATCGACGTGAAAGGAGCGTCCGTCCTGGTGCCGCCTAACTCCTTTGCCCTGGCCCGCTCCGTTGAGTACTTTAAAATACCTCGCGATGTCCTGACCATCTGCGTGGGCAAGTCCACCTACGCGCGTTGCGGCATTATCGTGAACGTCACGCCGTTTGAACCCGAGTGGGAAGGCTTTGTCACCCTGGAAATCTCCAACACTACGCCGCTGCCGGCCAAGATCTACGCCAATGAAGGCCTGTGCCAGATCCTCTTCTTCCAAAGCGACGAGCCGTGCGAAGTCAGCTACAAAGACAAAGCCGGCAAGTACCAGAAGCAGGCGGGGATCGTGCTGCCGAAGCTGTAA
- the tnpA gene encoding IS200/IS605 family transposase, whose protein sequence is MSHTYSQNHLHVVFSTKERRKIIAEQMQPKLWSYMGGIGRNHGFLVLANGGIEDHVHLLIQVPPALALAKAVSLLKSNSSKWMNEHGIKFAWQEGYGAFSVSESNLAAVERYIRNQPKHHRKMTFEQEFIALLKKHRIEFDPKYVFG, encoded by the coding sequence ATGTCACACACCTATTCGCAAAACCATCTTCACGTTGTTTTCAGCACGAAAGAGCGCCGGAAGATCATCGCCGAACAAATGCAGCCCAAATTGTGGTCCTACATGGGCGGAATTGGACGAAATCATGGATTCCTGGTCCTGGCCAACGGCGGCATCGAGGACCACGTCCACCTGCTGATCCAGGTACCTCCGGCTTTGGCGTTGGCCAAAGCAGTGTCGTTGCTGAAATCAAACTCTTCGAAGTGGATGAATGAGCACGGAATCAAGTTTGCGTGGCAGGAAGGGTATGGAGCGTTCAGTGTGAGCGAGTCGAACCTCGCCGCGGTCGAGCGGTATATTCGCAACCAGCCCAAGCACCACCGCAAGATGACGTTTGAGCAAGAGTTTATTGCCCTGCTCAAGAAACACCGGATCGAGTTTGATCCCAAGTACGTATTTGGATAG
- the pnuC gene encoding nicotinamide riboside transporter PnuC, whose translation MGHVANAVLYFVLHFILANWQELLGFITGVLCVWLLVKENIWNWPVGIANNIFYILIFFQSGLYADMGLQFVYIAIALYGWWNWLHGGRNHSELAVNRASPATLLAYAGVAAAATGVLYFLLRRFTPSTVPLADGLTTAMFLTAQYMMSRKIVENWWFWIIGDALAIGLYIYKDLYLTAVLYVVFMAMCVAGLVEWRKTASRVAMVAA comes from the coding sequence ATGGGCCACGTGGCGAACGCGGTCTTGTATTTCGTCTTACACTTCATACTGGCCAACTGGCAAGAACTCCTGGGTTTCATCACCGGGGTGCTGTGTGTCTGGCTGCTGGTGAAAGAGAACATCTGGAACTGGCCGGTGGGGATCGCCAACAACATCTTCTACATCCTCATCTTCTTTCAGTCCGGCCTGTACGCCGACATGGGTTTGCAGTTCGTGTACATCGCCATCGCGCTTTATGGATGGTGGAACTGGCTGCATGGCGGACGAAACCACTCTGAGCTGGCCGTAAACCGGGCTTCCCCAGCGACGCTGCTGGCGTACGCGGGCGTCGCGGCGGCCGCCACCGGCGTGCTCTACTTCCTGCTGCGCCGCTTCACCCCCAGCACCGTCCCCTTGGCCGACGGCCTGACCACGGCCATGTTTCTGACCGCGCAATACATGATGTCGCGCAAGATCGTGGAGAACTGGTGGTTCTGGATCATCGGCGACGCGCTGGCCATCGGACTGTACATCTACAAAGATCTTTATCTGACGGCCGTGCTGTACGTGGTGTTCATGGCCATGTGCGTGGCGGGATTGGTCGAGTGGCGGAAGACGGCGAGCCGGGTGGCGATGGTGGCGGCGTAG
- a CDS encoding RNA chaperone Hfq — protein MNSSDQTHAENYYYQKQIQGKTPVVVVLKDGEQVQGVIEWYDKICIKMVRNGGSNVLIYKPAIRYIYKAGEAIKP, from the coding sequence ATGAACTCGTCTGACCAGACGCACGCGGAAAACTACTATTACCAGAAACAGATCCAGGGCAAGACTCCGGTGGTGGTGGTGCTCAAGGACGGCGAACAGGTGCAGGGCGTCATCGAGTGGTATGACAAGATTTGCATCAAGATGGTGCGCAACGGCGGATCCAACGTGCTCATCTACAAGCCTGCCATCCGCTATATCTACAAAGCCGGCGAAGCGATCAAACCGTAA
- a CDS encoding DUF4118 domain-containing protein gives MKLFRSALRALACAAMVALIVLVYVKLLHVNPTTAAVTFLLAILTVAAAWGLRYALPMSLVAALCFNFFFLPPVGKLTINDNQNWVALFAFFFTSVLASNLSERARKQTAEAHRRRQDVERLYVFGQQLLVADNVLEVLKSVPGFVTETFGATHAALYVTSKDQVYRSDPERQEIPADDLRDAAVRGELMISAERHLAVAPVRMGIRTVGAFAVSGVIPSRETLEAIGSLIATAIERARAVEDLAHTAASRESERLRSALLDSVTHEFRTPLTAIKASVTTLRSGASLNDEQQQDLLAVIDEESDRLNRLVGEAVEMAQLDAHEVKLSLGPHQIREAIDAALAEAKHVTASHTVEVRLPERLPAVQMDVGWIKKVLQHLLENASKYSAEGTPIFISSEVRGDRLVTSVADRGAGIDDLERSMIFDKFYRGQSQRFRVQGTGMGLAIVKAIVEAHNGRIEVTSQLGQGSVFSFGLPLALEKDKQEKLALA, from the coding sequence GTGAAACTGTTTCGTTCAGCACTGCGCGCGCTGGCGTGCGCCGCCATGGTGGCGCTGATCGTTCTTGTATACGTGAAATTGCTGCACGTCAATCCCACCACGGCGGCGGTGACGTTTTTGCTGGCGATCTTGACGGTGGCCGCGGCCTGGGGACTGCGCTACGCGCTGCCTATGTCATTGGTGGCGGCGCTGTGCTTCAACTTCTTTTTTCTGCCGCCGGTGGGGAAGCTGACCATCAATGACAATCAGAACTGGGTGGCGTTGTTTGCATTCTTTTTCACTTCCGTTCTGGCCAGTAACTTGTCCGAACGGGCGCGCAAACAGACGGCGGAAGCGCATCGCCGCCGGCAAGACGTGGAGCGGCTGTACGTCTTCGGCCAGCAACTGCTGGTCGCCGACAACGTTCTCGAAGTTCTGAAATCCGTCCCGGGCTTTGTGACCGAAACTTTTGGGGCGACGCACGCGGCGCTGTACGTGACCAGCAAGGACCAGGTCTACCGGTCCGACCCGGAACGCCAGGAAATTCCCGCCGACGACTTGCGCGATGCGGCCGTCCGCGGGGAACTGATGATCAGCGCGGAACGCCACTTGGCCGTGGCTCCGGTGCGCATGGGCATACGGACCGTGGGGGCTTTTGCCGTGAGCGGCGTGATTCCTTCCCGCGAGACGCTGGAAGCCATCGGCAGCCTGATTGCCACGGCCATTGAGCGGGCGCGCGCGGTGGAAGACCTGGCGCATACCGCGGCGTCGCGGGAAAGCGAGCGTCTGCGCTCGGCGCTGCTGGATTCGGTGACGCACGAGTTTCGCACGCCGCTCACCGCCATCAAAGCGTCTGTGACTACGCTGCGCTCCGGCGCCAGCCTTAACGACGAGCAGCAGCAGGACCTGCTCGCGGTGATTGATGAAGAAAGCGACCGGTTGAATCGCCTGGTGGGCGAAGCCGTGGAGATGGCGCAACTGGACGCGCATGAAGTCAAGCTGTCGCTCGGGCCGCACCAGATTCGTGAAGCCATTGACGCCGCGCTGGCGGAGGCCAAGCACGTCACGGCCAGCCATACGGTTGAGGTCCGCCTGCCGGAGCGCCTGCCGGCCGTACAGATGGACGTGGGATGGATCAAGAAAGTTTTGCAGCACTTGCTGGAAAATGCGTCGAAGTACTCGGCCGAAGGAACGCCGATCTTCATCAGCAGCGAGGTCCGCGGCGACCGGCTGGTCACCAGCGTGGCCGACCGCGGCGCCGGCATTGACGACCTGGAACGCTCCATGATCTTCGACAAATTCTATCGCGGCCAGAGCCAGCGGTTTCGCGTACAAGGCACGGGTATGGGACTGGCCATCGTCAAGGCCATTGTGGAAGCCCATAACGGGCGCATCGAAGTCACCAGCCAGCTTGGACAAGGGTCAGTGTTTTCCTTTGGCCTGCCGCTGGCGCTGGAAAAAGACAAACAAGAGAAGCTGGCCCTGGCGTGA